The Bubalus kerabau isolate K-KA32 ecotype Philippines breed swamp buffalo chromosome X, PCC_UOA_SB_1v2, whole genome shotgun sequence genome has a segment encoding these proteins:
- the SMPX gene encoding small muscular protein — protein MSKQPVSNVRAIQANINIPMGAFRPGAGQPPRRKECTPEMEEGAPPTSDEEKKPIPGAKKLPGPAVNLSEIQNIKSELKYVPKAEQ, from the exons ATGTCGAAACAGCCAGTTTCCAATGTCAGAGCCATCCAG GCAAATATCAATATTCCAATGGGAGCCTTTCGGCCAGGAGCTGGGCAACCCCCTAGAAGAAAAGAATGTACTCCGGAGATGGAGGAG GGTGCTCCTCCCACTTCAGACGAGGAGAAGAAGCCAATTCCAGGAGCTAAGAAACTTCCAGGACCTGCGGTCAACCTATCAGAGATCCAGAACATTAAAAGTGAACTGAAGTATGTCCCCAAAGCTGAACAGTAG